From one Nocardioides scoriae genomic stretch:
- a CDS encoding VOC family protein: MSGYLTTYLIFDGDARQAMEHYQSALGGKLDVMTFGDMGATGPVPPPDGVMHALLVTDDGFRLMASDGPPGEEIRRGNDFGVALSGDPQDEALLRGWWDAFSAGGTVDVPLEKQMWGAYFGQVTDQFGVTWMFNIESGEEPGTS; this comes from the coding sequence ATGTCCGGCTACCTGACCACCTACCTGATCTTCGACGGCGACGCCCGCCAGGCCATGGAGCACTACCAGTCCGCGCTCGGCGGCAAGCTCGACGTCATGACCTTCGGCGACATGGGTGCCACGGGCCCGGTCCCGCCGCCGGACGGCGTGATGCACGCGCTGCTCGTCACCGATGACGGCTTCCGGCTGATGGCCTCCGACGGCCCGCCCGGCGAGGAGATCCGTCGCGGCAACGACTTCGGCGTGGCCCTCAGCGGCGACCCGCAGGACGAGGCCCTCCTGCGTGGCTGGTGGGACGCCTTCTCCGCCGGCGGCACGGTCGACGTCCCCCTGGAGAAGCAGATGTGGGGTGCCTACTTCGGGCAGGTCACCGACCAGTTCGGGGTCACCTGGATGTTCAACATCGAGAGCGGCGAGGAGCCCGGGACGTCCTGA